One Cricetulus griseus strain 17A/GY chromosome 5, alternate assembly CriGri-PICRH-1.0, whole genome shotgun sequence genomic window carries:
- the LOC100770926 gene encoding zinc finger protein 345 isoform X2 — protein sequence MALRKDTLAHQKQERIIFIIQEKLQRLKTEPKDYEEKVAFEDVAVNFTSGEWALLDSFQKKLYRDVMKETFLNLISIEEAVEENIGEDYKDLSRITRIQVIEKNCGYACGHECDKTQEPITENVINTGMPPGERVCQSPLHIRNILGHLSSHGYLREQTTGIPSVWKKAITKAFTHQEHWKDTHHSESLQVLETSPQKKPCESQEYNEACRSLSLDQPQERAHTGVTLHENDLTGYTFVQNNEGIHKEVKQFVCKLCEEAFIESSDLYNHEKGHISQKRYYCMHCGKTFKNAKCFEKHKVTHTKENPYVCKSCQKTFTCFSHLKKHLRSHTGEKPYTCKNCQKTFTHSSHLHRHERIHTGEKPYVCRHCGKAFNRSSHLNIHENIHNGEKPYVCRHCGKSFNYSSALNVHERIHTGEKPYACRHCGKAFNYSSTLNVHERIHTGEKPYSCRHCGKAFNTSSHMNRHERIHSGEKPYTCKHCGKAFTTASHLNRHERIHKGEKHYACRHCGKAFNCSSLLNRHESVHSGEKHYACRYCGKTFNSSSGLNTHERIHSGEKPYACRHCGKAFNCSSRLNRHERIHSGEKPYACRHCGKAFTTSSHLNRHERIHNGEKPYACKHCGKAFTDSTSHKKHERKHTGEKPYACKYCGKAFRDSSTHKNHERIHSGEKPYVCRHCGKAFSQYNGRKYHERTHTEEKPYSCRHCGKAFSDSSSQEKHERMHTGEKPYACKHCDKAFSLSSSLTNHERTHTR from the exons GAGAAAGTGGCCTTTGAAGATGTGGCTGTGAACTTCACCTCAGGAGAGTGGGCTTTGTTGGATTCATTTCAAAAGAAGCTCTACAGAGATGTGATGAAGGAGACATTTTTGAACTTGATCTCCATAG AAGAAGCAGTAGAAGAAAATATTGGCGAGGACTACAAAGACCTCAGCAGAATCACACG AATTCAAGTGATTGAGAAAAACTGTGGATATGCATGTGGCCATGAGTGTGATAAGACCCAGGAACCTATTACAGAGAATGTCATCAACACAGGCATGCCTCCTGGAGAAAGAGTATGTCAAAGCCCATTGCATATAAGAAACATCCTTGGTCATTTATCCTCACATGGGTATCTCAGAGAGCAAACTACAGGGATACCATCTGTATGGAAGAAAGCTATAACTAAAGCTTTTACACATCAGGAACATTGGAAAGATACCCATCATTCTGAATCACTTCAGGTACTTGAAACTTCTCCCCAGAAGAAACCCTGTGAAAGTCAAGAATATAATGAAGCTTGTAGGAGTCTCAGTTTGGAtcagcctcaggagagagctCACACTGGAGTTACACTCCATGAAAATGACTTGACTGGATACACATTTGTTCAGAACAATGAAGGCATCCATAAAGAAGTGAAACAGTTTGTATGTAAGCTCTGTGAAGAAGCCTTCATTGAGTCCAGTGACCTTTACAACCATGAAAAAGGTCATATTTCACAGAAAAGGTACTATTGTATGCACTGtgggaaaacatttaaaaatgcaaaatgttttGAGAAGCATAAAGTAACTCATACAAAAGAGAATCCTTATGTTTGTAAGAGTTGTCAAAAAACCTTTACATGCTTCAGTCATCTGAAGAAACATCTAAGGagtcacactggagagaagccttatacTTGTAAGAATTGTCAAAAAACCTTTACACACTCCAGTCATCTACACAGACATGAAAGgattcacacaggagagaagcctTATGTTTGTAGGCATTGTGGAAAAGCATTTAACCGTTCCAGTCATCTgaatatacatgaaaatattcacaatggagagaaaccttatgttTGTAGGCATTGTGGAAAATCTTTTAACTACTCCAGTGCTCTGAATGTTCATGAAAGgattcacactggagaaaagcctTATGCTTGTAGGCATTGtggaaaagcatttaattattCCAGTACTCTGAATGTTCATGAAAggattcacactggagagaagccttactcCTGTAGACATTGTGGAAAAGCATTTAACACCTCCAGTCATATGAACAGACATGAAAGGATTCACagtggagagaagccttacaCTTGTAAGCATTGTGGAAAAGCATTTACCACTGCCAGTCATCTGAACAGACATGAAAGGATTCACAAAGGAGAGAAGCATTATGCTTGTAGACATTGTGGAAAAGCATTTAACTGCTCCAGTCTTCTGAACAGACATGAAAGTGTTCACAGTGGAGAGAAGCATTATGCTTGTAGGTATTGTGGAAAAACATTTAACTCCTCCAGTGGTCTGAATACTCATGAAAGGATTCACAGTGGGGAGAAGCCTTATGCTTGTAGGCATTGTGGAAAAGCTTTTAACTGCTCAAGTCGTCTGAATAGACATGAAAGAATTCATagtggagagaagccttatgctTGTAGACATTGTGGAAAAGCATTTACCACCTCCAGTCATCTGAACAGACATGAAAGGATTCACAatggagagaagccttatgctTGTAAGcattgtgggaaagccttcactgACTCTACTAGTCataagaaacatgaaagaaagcacactggagagaagccttatgcaTGTAAGTATTGTGGAAAAGCCTTTAGGGACTCTAGTACTCATAAGAATCATGAAAGGATTCATagtggagagaagccttatgtATGCAGGcattgtgggaaagccttcagccAGTACAATGGTCGTAAGTATCATGAAAGGACTCACACTGAAGAGAAGCCTTATTCTTGTAGGcattgtgggaaagccttcagtgACTCCAGCAGTCAAGagaaacatgaaagaatgcacactggagagaaaccttatgcaTGCAAACATTGTGACAAAGCCTTCAGCCTGTCCAGTAGTCTTACGAATCATGAAAGGACTCACACTAGATAG
- the LOC100770926 gene encoding zinc finger protein 345 isoform X4 — translation MALRKDTLAHQKQEREKVAFEDVAVNFTSGEWALLDSFQKKLYRDVMKETFLNLISIEEAVEENIGEDYKDLSRITRIQVIEKNCGYACGHECDKTQEPITENVINTGMPPGERVCQSPLHIRNILGHLSSHGYLREQTTGIPSVWKKAITKAFTHQEHWKDTHHSESLQVLETSPQKKPCESQEYNEACRSLSLDQPQERAHTGVTLHENDLTGYTFVQNNEGIHKEVKQFVCKLCEEAFIESSDLYNHEKGHISQKRYYCMHCGKTFKNAKCFEKHKVTHTKENPYVCKSCQKTFTCFSHLKKHLRSHTGEKPYTCKNCQKTFTHSSHLHRHERIHTGEKPYVCRHCGKAFNRSSHLNIHENIHNGEKPYVCRHCGKSFNYSSALNVHERIHTGEKPYACRHCGKAFNYSSTLNVHERIHTGEKPYSCRHCGKAFNTSSHMNRHERIHSGEKPYTCKHCGKAFTTASHLNRHERIHKGEKHYACRHCGKAFNCSSLLNRHESVHSGEKHYACRYCGKTFNSSSGLNTHERIHSGEKPYACRHCGKAFNCSSRLNRHERIHSGEKPYACRHCGKAFTTSSHLNRHERIHNGEKPYACKHCGKAFTDSTSHKKHERKHTGEKPYACKYCGKAFRDSSTHKNHERIHSGEKPYVCRHCGKAFSQYNGRKYHERTHTEEKPYSCRHCGKAFSDSSSQEKHERMHTGEKPYACKHCDKAFSLSSSLTNHERTHTR, via the exons GAGAAAGTGGCCTTTGAAGATGTGGCTGTGAACTTCACCTCAGGAGAGTGGGCTTTGTTGGATTCATTTCAAAAGAAGCTCTACAGAGATGTGATGAAGGAGACATTTTTGAACTTGATCTCCATAG AAGAAGCAGTAGAAGAAAATATTGGCGAGGACTACAAAGACCTCAGCAGAATCACACG AATTCAAGTGATTGAGAAAAACTGTGGATATGCATGTGGCCATGAGTGTGATAAGACCCAGGAACCTATTACAGAGAATGTCATCAACACAGGCATGCCTCCTGGAGAAAGAGTATGTCAAAGCCCATTGCATATAAGAAACATCCTTGGTCATTTATCCTCACATGGGTATCTCAGAGAGCAAACTACAGGGATACCATCTGTATGGAAGAAAGCTATAACTAAAGCTTTTACACATCAGGAACATTGGAAAGATACCCATCATTCTGAATCACTTCAGGTACTTGAAACTTCTCCCCAGAAGAAACCCTGTGAAAGTCAAGAATATAATGAAGCTTGTAGGAGTCTCAGTTTGGAtcagcctcaggagagagctCACACTGGAGTTACACTCCATGAAAATGACTTGACTGGATACACATTTGTTCAGAACAATGAAGGCATCCATAAAGAAGTGAAACAGTTTGTATGTAAGCTCTGTGAAGAAGCCTTCATTGAGTCCAGTGACCTTTACAACCATGAAAAAGGTCATATTTCACAGAAAAGGTACTATTGTATGCACTGtgggaaaacatttaaaaatgcaaaatgttttGAGAAGCATAAAGTAACTCATACAAAAGAGAATCCTTATGTTTGTAAGAGTTGTCAAAAAACCTTTACATGCTTCAGTCATCTGAAGAAACATCTAAGGagtcacactggagagaagccttatacTTGTAAGAATTGTCAAAAAACCTTTACACACTCCAGTCATCTACACAGACATGAAAGgattcacacaggagagaagcctTATGTTTGTAGGCATTGTGGAAAAGCATTTAACCGTTCCAGTCATCTgaatatacatgaaaatattcacaatggagagaaaccttatgttTGTAGGCATTGTGGAAAATCTTTTAACTACTCCAGTGCTCTGAATGTTCATGAAAGgattcacactggagaaaagcctTATGCTTGTAGGCATTGtggaaaagcatttaattattCCAGTACTCTGAATGTTCATGAAAggattcacactggagagaagccttactcCTGTAGACATTGTGGAAAAGCATTTAACACCTCCAGTCATATGAACAGACATGAAAGGATTCACagtggagagaagccttacaCTTGTAAGCATTGTGGAAAAGCATTTACCACTGCCAGTCATCTGAACAGACATGAAAGGATTCACAAAGGAGAGAAGCATTATGCTTGTAGACATTGTGGAAAAGCATTTAACTGCTCCAGTCTTCTGAACAGACATGAAAGTGTTCACAGTGGAGAGAAGCATTATGCTTGTAGGTATTGTGGAAAAACATTTAACTCCTCCAGTGGTCTGAATACTCATGAAAGGATTCACAGTGGGGAGAAGCCTTATGCTTGTAGGCATTGTGGAAAAGCTTTTAACTGCTCAAGTCGTCTGAATAGACATGAAAGAATTCATagtggagagaagccttatgctTGTAGACATTGTGGAAAAGCATTTACCACCTCCAGTCATCTGAACAGACATGAAAGGATTCACAatggagagaagccttatgctTGTAAGcattgtgggaaagccttcactgACTCTACTAGTCataagaaacatgaaagaaagcacactggagagaagccttatgcaTGTAAGTATTGTGGAAAAGCCTTTAGGGACTCTAGTACTCATAAGAATCATGAAAGGATTCATagtggagagaagccttatgtATGCAGGcattgtgggaaagccttcagccAGTACAATGGTCGTAAGTATCATGAAAGGACTCACACTGAAGAGAAGCCTTATTCTTGTAGGcattgtgggaaagccttcagtgACTCCAGCAGTCAAGagaaacatgaaagaatgcacactggagagaaaccttatgcaTGCAAACATTGTGACAAAGCCTTCAGCCTGTCCAGTAGTCTTACGAATCATGAAAGGACTCACACTAGATAG
- the LOC100770926 gene encoding zinc finger protein 345 isoform X3 produces the protein MIIFIIQEKLQRLKTEPKDYEEKVAFEDVAVNFTSGEWALLDSFQKKLYRDVMKETFLNLISIEEAVEENIGEDYKDLSRITRIQVIEKNCGYACGHECDKTQEPITENVINTGMPPGERVCQSPLHIRNILGHLSSHGYLREQTTGIPSVWKKAITKAFTHQEHWKDTHHSESLQVLETSPQKKPCESQEYNEACRSLSLDQPQERAHTGVTLHENDLTGYTFVQNNEGIHKEVKQFVCKLCEEAFIESSDLYNHEKGHISQKRYYCMHCGKTFKNAKCFEKHKVTHTKENPYVCKSCQKTFTCFSHLKKHLRSHTGEKPYTCKNCQKTFTHSSHLHRHERIHTGEKPYVCRHCGKAFNRSSHLNIHENIHNGEKPYVCRHCGKSFNYSSALNVHERIHTGEKPYACRHCGKAFNYSSTLNVHERIHTGEKPYSCRHCGKAFNTSSHMNRHERIHSGEKPYTCKHCGKAFTTASHLNRHERIHKGEKHYACRHCGKAFNCSSLLNRHESVHSGEKHYACRYCGKTFNSSSGLNTHERIHSGEKPYACRHCGKAFNCSSRLNRHERIHSGEKPYACRHCGKAFTTSSHLNRHERIHNGEKPYACKHCGKAFTDSTSHKKHERKHTGEKPYACKYCGKAFRDSSTHKNHERIHSGEKPYVCRHCGKAFSQYNGRKYHERTHTEEKPYSCRHCGKAFSDSSSQEKHERMHTGEKPYACKHCDKAFSLSSSLTNHERTHTR, from the exons GAGAAAGTGGCCTTTGAAGATGTGGCTGTGAACTTCACCTCAGGAGAGTGGGCTTTGTTGGATTCATTTCAAAAGAAGCTCTACAGAGATGTGATGAAGGAGACATTTTTGAACTTGATCTCCATAG AAGAAGCAGTAGAAGAAAATATTGGCGAGGACTACAAAGACCTCAGCAGAATCACACG AATTCAAGTGATTGAGAAAAACTGTGGATATGCATGTGGCCATGAGTGTGATAAGACCCAGGAACCTATTACAGAGAATGTCATCAACACAGGCATGCCTCCTGGAGAAAGAGTATGTCAAAGCCCATTGCATATAAGAAACATCCTTGGTCATTTATCCTCACATGGGTATCTCAGAGAGCAAACTACAGGGATACCATCTGTATGGAAGAAAGCTATAACTAAAGCTTTTACACATCAGGAACATTGGAAAGATACCCATCATTCTGAATCACTTCAGGTACTTGAAACTTCTCCCCAGAAGAAACCCTGTGAAAGTCAAGAATATAATGAAGCTTGTAGGAGTCTCAGTTTGGAtcagcctcaggagagagctCACACTGGAGTTACACTCCATGAAAATGACTTGACTGGATACACATTTGTTCAGAACAATGAAGGCATCCATAAAGAAGTGAAACAGTTTGTATGTAAGCTCTGTGAAGAAGCCTTCATTGAGTCCAGTGACCTTTACAACCATGAAAAAGGTCATATTTCACAGAAAAGGTACTATTGTATGCACTGtgggaaaacatttaaaaatgcaaaatgttttGAGAAGCATAAAGTAACTCATACAAAAGAGAATCCTTATGTTTGTAAGAGTTGTCAAAAAACCTTTACATGCTTCAGTCATCTGAAGAAACATCTAAGGagtcacactggagagaagccttatacTTGTAAGAATTGTCAAAAAACCTTTACACACTCCAGTCATCTACACAGACATGAAAGgattcacacaggagagaagcctTATGTTTGTAGGCATTGTGGAAAAGCATTTAACCGTTCCAGTCATCTgaatatacatgaaaatattcacaatggagagaaaccttatgttTGTAGGCATTGTGGAAAATCTTTTAACTACTCCAGTGCTCTGAATGTTCATGAAAGgattcacactggagaaaagcctTATGCTTGTAGGCATTGtggaaaagcatttaattattCCAGTACTCTGAATGTTCATGAAAggattcacactggagagaagccttactcCTGTAGACATTGTGGAAAAGCATTTAACACCTCCAGTCATATGAACAGACATGAAAGGATTCACagtggagagaagccttacaCTTGTAAGCATTGTGGAAAAGCATTTACCACTGCCAGTCATCTGAACAGACATGAAAGGATTCACAAAGGAGAGAAGCATTATGCTTGTAGACATTGTGGAAAAGCATTTAACTGCTCCAGTCTTCTGAACAGACATGAAAGTGTTCACAGTGGAGAGAAGCATTATGCTTGTAGGTATTGTGGAAAAACATTTAACTCCTCCAGTGGTCTGAATACTCATGAAAGGATTCACAGTGGGGAGAAGCCTTATGCTTGTAGGCATTGTGGAAAAGCTTTTAACTGCTCAAGTCGTCTGAATAGACATGAAAGAATTCATagtggagagaagccttatgctTGTAGACATTGTGGAAAAGCATTTACCACCTCCAGTCATCTGAACAGACATGAAAGGATTCACAatggagagaagccttatgctTGTAAGcattgtgggaaagccttcactgACTCTACTAGTCataagaaacatgaaagaaagcacactggagagaagccttatgcaTGTAAGTATTGTGGAAAAGCCTTTAGGGACTCTAGTACTCATAAGAATCATGAAAGGATTCATagtggagagaagccttatgtATGCAGGcattgtgggaaagccttcagccAGTACAATGGTCGTAAGTATCATGAAAGGACTCACACTGAAGAGAAGCCTTATTCTTGTAGGcattgtgggaaagccttcagtgACTCCAGCAGTCAAGagaaacatgaaagaatgcacactggagagaaaccttatgcaTGCAAACATTGTGACAAAGCCTTCAGCCTGTCCAGTAGTCTTACGAATCATGAAAGGACTCACACTAGATAG
- the LOC100770926 gene encoding zinc finger protein 345 isoform X5 → MEKVAFEDVAVNFTSGEWALLDSFQKKLYRDVMKETFLNLISIEEAVEENIGEDYKDLSRITRIQVIEKNCGYACGHECDKTQEPITENVINTGMPPGERVCQSPLHIRNILGHLSSHGYLREQTTGIPSVWKKAITKAFTHQEHWKDTHHSESLQVLETSPQKKPCESQEYNEACRSLSLDQPQERAHTGVTLHENDLTGYTFVQNNEGIHKEVKQFVCKLCEEAFIESSDLYNHEKGHISQKRYYCMHCGKTFKNAKCFEKHKVTHTKENPYVCKSCQKTFTCFSHLKKHLRSHTGEKPYTCKNCQKTFTHSSHLHRHERIHTGEKPYVCRHCGKAFNRSSHLNIHENIHNGEKPYVCRHCGKSFNYSSALNVHERIHTGEKPYACRHCGKAFNYSSTLNVHERIHTGEKPYSCRHCGKAFNTSSHMNRHERIHSGEKPYTCKHCGKAFTTASHLNRHERIHKGEKHYACRHCGKAFNCSSLLNRHESVHSGEKHYACRYCGKTFNSSSGLNTHERIHSGEKPYACRHCGKAFNCSSRLNRHERIHSGEKPYACRHCGKAFTTSSHLNRHERIHNGEKPYACKHCGKAFTDSTSHKKHERKHTGEKPYACKYCGKAFRDSSTHKNHERIHSGEKPYVCRHCGKAFSQYNGRKYHERTHTEEKPYSCRHCGKAFSDSSSQEKHERMHTGEKPYACKHCDKAFSLSSSLTNHERTHTR, encoded by the exons GAGAAAGTGGCCTTTGAAGATGTGGCTGTGAACTTCACCTCAGGAGAGTGGGCTTTGTTGGATTCATTTCAAAAGAAGCTCTACAGAGATGTGATGAAGGAGACATTTTTGAACTTGATCTCCATAG AAGAAGCAGTAGAAGAAAATATTGGCGAGGACTACAAAGACCTCAGCAGAATCACACG AATTCAAGTGATTGAGAAAAACTGTGGATATGCATGTGGCCATGAGTGTGATAAGACCCAGGAACCTATTACAGAGAATGTCATCAACACAGGCATGCCTCCTGGAGAAAGAGTATGTCAAAGCCCATTGCATATAAGAAACATCCTTGGTCATTTATCCTCACATGGGTATCTCAGAGAGCAAACTACAGGGATACCATCTGTATGGAAGAAAGCTATAACTAAAGCTTTTACACATCAGGAACATTGGAAAGATACCCATCATTCTGAATCACTTCAGGTACTTGAAACTTCTCCCCAGAAGAAACCCTGTGAAAGTCAAGAATATAATGAAGCTTGTAGGAGTCTCAGTTTGGAtcagcctcaggagagagctCACACTGGAGTTACACTCCATGAAAATGACTTGACTGGATACACATTTGTTCAGAACAATGAAGGCATCCATAAAGAAGTGAAACAGTTTGTATGTAAGCTCTGTGAAGAAGCCTTCATTGAGTCCAGTGACCTTTACAACCATGAAAAAGGTCATATTTCACAGAAAAGGTACTATTGTATGCACTGtgggaaaacatttaaaaatgcaaaatgttttGAGAAGCATAAAGTAACTCATACAAAAGAGAATCCTTATGTTTGTAAGAGTTGTCAAAAAACCTTTACATGCTTCAGTCATCTGAAGAAACATCTAAGGagtcacactggagagaagccttatacTTGTAAGAATTGTCAAAAAACCTTTACACACTCCAGTCATCTACACAGACATGAAAGgattcacacaggagagaagcctTATGTTTGTAGGCATTGTGGAAAAGCATTTAACCGTTCCAGTCATCTgaatatacatgaaaatattcacaatggagagaaaccttatgttTGTAGGCATTGTGGAAAATCTTTTAACTACTCCAGTGCTCTGAATGTTCATGAAAGgattcacactggagaaaagcctTATGCTTGTAGGCATTGtggaaaagcatttaattattCCAGTACTCTGAATGTTCATGAAAggattcacactggagagaagccttactcCTGTAGACATTGTGGAAAAGCATTTAACACCTCCAGTCATATGAACAGACATGAAAGGATTCACagtggagagaagccttacaCTTGTAAGCATTGTGGAAAAGCATTTACCACTGCCAGTCATCTGAACAGACATGAAAGGATTCACAAAGGAGAGAAGCATTATGCTTGTAGACATTGTGGAAAAGCATTTAACTGCTCCAGTCTTCTGAACAGACATGAAAGTGTTCACAGTGGAGAGAAGCATTATGCTTGTAGGTATTGTGGAAAAACATTTAACTCCTCCAGTGGTCTGAATACTCATGAAAGGATTCACAGTGGGGAGAAGCCTTATGCTTGTAGGCATTGTGGAAAAGCTTTTAACTGCTCAAGTCGTCTGAATAGACATGAAAGAATTCATagtggagagaagccttatgctTGTAGACATTGTGGAAAAGCATTTACCACCTCCAGTCATCTGAACAGACATGAAAGGATTCACAatggagagaagccttatgctTGTAAGcattgtgggaaagccttcactgACTCTACTAGTCataagaaacatgaaagaaagcacactggagagaagccttatgcaTGTAAGTATTGTGGAAAAGCCTTTAGGGACTCTAGTACTCATAAGAATCATGAAAGGATTCATagtggagagaagccttatgtATGCAGGcattgtgggaaagccttcagccAGTACAATGGTCGTAAGTATCATGAAAGGACTCACACTGAAGAGAAGCCTTATTCTTGTAGGcattgtgggaaagccttcagtgACTCCAGCAGTCAAGagaaacatgaaagaatgcacactggagagaaaccttatgcaTGCAAACATTGTGACAAAGCCTTCAGCCTGTCCAGTAGTCTTACGAATCATGAAAGGACTCACACTAGATAG